In the genome of Halalkalicoccus subterraneus, the window CATTGCGGTCAACTGTACCATCCGTCTTCACCAGCGAGCGATTGGTTCGCTCGATCCATAGTACGAAACGGATACCGCATCGCGCCGCGAGCCGCTCGGTCCTCATGTGCGTTCGGAGAAGTCCGCTCTCCCCGATTCGAACGGGGGACAAGCCGATCTACAGTCGGCTGCTCTACCAGGCTGAGCTAAGAGCGGGCGACACCTACCGGTCGTGCGTTTCCGGACTTAAGGGTTGTTATTCACCCGAACCCGTCCCCGACGGGAGACGCGCGTCCGACGCGATCCTAAACGTTGATATACTCGGGGTAGCTATAAACGCCCAGTTCGATGAGCAAGGTAACCTTTCGCGCGGACGACGACCTCGTTGCCCGCATCGAGGCGATGGACACCTCGAAAAGCGAGGTCATGCGCGAGGCGCTCCGCGCGTACCTCGGCTCCGAGCCCAGCGCGCCCGGCGGGACCGAGGGTTCGCTCGATTCGCTCATCACCGACAAGATCGACCGACGGATCGACGACCGACTCGCCGGCGGCACCGACCTCACCGTCACCGTCGCGATCGAAGACGACCGAGTTCGGACCGAACGCGACGCGAAAGCGGCGCAAACGACGCAAACGGACGAAGACACGCCCGACGATTCGACCGGGCGGGAACACGCCTGCCAGCAGTGTGGCGAACCCCTCGAAGACGCGCACGCCTACTGTCCGAACTGCGGCGAGAAGGCCACGGACCCCGCGACCTGTCACTGCGGGATCGAGCTCCGATCGGACTGGGCGTTCTGTCCCGACTGCGGCCGTCGGACGCCCGCCGCGGACGTGCTGGACCCCTGACGGGCGAATCGGCCGGTAGTTTTAATAGTTCCCGCGGGTACGGTACGGCCATGTAAGACACGTCTTACGTGCTGGCCATCGACTCGCCACGGATGGGGCGGGTCTGGCCGTTTTGTAAGACACGACGACTGCATTTCGGTCCTCGTCTTACACAAGGGGAAGAATCATGGAACGTGTGACACTGCGAATCCCGGAACAACAGATAGAAGAGGTCGAACGAATGGTCGAGACGGGGCAGTTCCCCAACCGCAGCGAGGCGATCCGCGCCGCGGTTCGGGAGATGCTCGACGAGCGGGGTGTTGGCCAGGACACCCAGCAAACCGAACGCACGTGGGCGAAGGTGTAACCGATGCAGGACATCGTCCGCGACGCGCTCGACAACGCCGAGAGCGAGCAACAGCGCAAACGTGAGCTCAGCGACGCCGAGGAGTTCGGCGATCCGCGGATCGTCATCGTCGGCTGTGGTGGTGCCGGTAACAACACCGTCAATCGGCTCTACAACATCGGCGTCGACGGCGCCGAGACGGTGGCGATCAACACCGACAAACAGCACCTCCAGATGATCGAGGCCGACACGAAGATCCTCGTCGGCAAGTCCCTGACCAACGGACTCGGTGCCGGCGGCGACCCCGAGATGGGCGAGCGTGCCACCGAGATGGCCACCGGCACCATCGAGGAGGTGCTCGGCGACGCGGATCTCGTGTTCGTCACTGCCGGTATGGGCGGTGGCACCGGCACCGGCGCGGCACCCATCGTCTCGAAGATCGCGAAAAACCAGGGCGCGATCGTCGTGGGTATGGTCTCGACGCCGTTCAACGTCGAGCGGGCTCGTACGGTGAAAGCCGAGGAGGGACTCGAGAAACTCCGAAACGAGGCCGACTCGATCATCGTGCTCGACAACAACCGCCTGCTCGATTACGTCCCGAACCTCCCGATCGGAAAGGCGTTCTCGGTGATGGACCAGATCATCGCCGAGACGGTGAAAGGAATCAGCGAGACGATCACCCAACCCTCGCTGATCAACCTCGACTACGCCGACATGACCGCGATCATGAACCAGGGTGGCGTCGCCGTCATGTTGGTCGGCGAGACCCAGGACAAGAACAAGACCGAGGAGGTCGTCAACGACGCGATGAACCACCCGCTGCTCGACGTCGATTACCGCGGCGCTTCGGGTGGCTTGGTCCACATCACCGGCGGCCCGGACCTCACGCTGAAGGAGGCCGAGGGCATCGCCGACAACATCACCGAGCGCCTGGAGGCCAGCGCCAACGTGATCTGGGGCGCGCGCATTCAGGAGGAATACAAGGGCAAGGTCCGGGTGATGGCGATCATGACGGGCGTTCAGAGCGCCCAGATCCTCGGCCCGAGCACGCAGAAACAGGCCGACCGCTCGCGGGCCTCGATCGACGGCCGGCAGGTCGACGCCGGTGCCCAGAGCGACGGCGGCCAGGACGAGCTGGAGAAGAACAACGGGCTGGACGTCATCCGCTGACCGCGACGCGACGGCCTTCTTCCTGCCCTCCGTTTTTCGACCCGTCAGCCGACGGCCCGTTCCGATAGCCAACCCCGATGGTCGGATACGTCTCCGGCCCAGCCGTTTTCACCGTGAACGCGGCGACTACCAGCGGTGATGGACTGCCGGCACGACGTGGTGGTCGTAGACGTCCCGAACCGCCCGGTGCTGTGCGTCGTCGGGCGCCGGGAGGTCGGCGGCTTCGACGTTCTGGCGGATGTGTTCGGGGTTCGTCGAGCCGGGAATCACCGTACTGACGGCGTCGAAACTCAGGATCCAGCGCAGTGCGAACTGCGCCATCGTCGCGCCCTCGGGGACGACCGGTCGGAGTTCCTCGACGGCCTCGACACCGTCCTCGAGGGGAACGCCCGCGAACGTCTCGCCGCGATCGAACGCCTCGCCCTCACGGTTGTAGTTGCGGTGGTCGTCCTCCGCGAACTCGTCGTCGGCGTCGATGGTTCCCGTCAGTAAGCCCGAGGCTAGCGGCACCCGGACGATCACGCCGACGTCGCGGCGTTTGGCCTCGCGGAAGAACAGCTCCGCGGGTCGCTGGCGGAACGGGTTGAATATCATCTGGACGGTCTGTACGCCGGGGTACTCGATTGCCTTGAGTCCCTCTTCGACCGTCTCGACGCTGACGCCGTACTCGTCGATTCGGCCCTCGTCTGCGAGGCTCTCGAGCGCGTGGAAGACCGCCGGACGGTAGTAGGCCTCCGTGGGCGGGCAGTGCAGTTGGAGCAGGTCGATCGTCTCGACGGCGAGGTTCTCCCGGCTCCGATCGACGAAGGTTCTCAAGTTGTCCTCCGTATAGCCCTCGACCTCGTGGGGCGAGAGCCGGCGGCCGGCCTTGGTGGCGACGACGGGTTCCTCCTCGCGCTCCTCGAGGACGGCGGCGATATGCCGTTCGCTGCGGCCGTCGCCGTAGACGTCGGCCGTATCGATGAAGTCGACCCCGGCGTCGAGCGCGGCGTGGATCGCGCTCCGGCCCTCCTCGTCGGAGACCTCGCCCCAATCGGAGCCGACCTGCCAGGTGCCGAGTCCGATCTCCGAGACGGTCCAACCGGTGCGTCCGAGCGGGCGCTGTCGCATGGTTCAACCGGGAACGCCAGTCGCTTGTAGCTTCGCCTACACCGCCTCGATCGCCGCCAGCAGCGAGCACTTTCGACAGATCTCTCGAGTCGTGGTCGAGCCACAGCGCTCGCATTCCTTCAGGTCGGCGCTGCGGTCGTCGAGTTCGTCGGAGACGATTCCTCCGAGCTCCTCGTAGCCGGCCATGATCGAGTGGCGCGTCCCGGGATGGTTCTCCTCTAGGTCGTAGAGTAGACGCTGGATCTCGCCGCGATAGGCCTCGCTCGAATGGGGACATTCGGTGATGTGGGCCGGGAGGTCCGTCAGATGGGCGTAGAGCGCGACCTCCTTTTCGGGGACGTCCCGTAGGGGCTTGGCCCGCGGGACGAACTCGTCTCCCTCCTTCCGTTCGCCGAATCCCCCGAGTGACGCGTCGAAGTGCTTGGCGATCTGGGCGACGTCACCCTCCAAGAAATTCATCAGCGCGGTCTGGGCCTCGTCGTCGAGGTTGTGACCCGTCAGCAGTTTGTCCGCATCCAGTTCCTCGGCGTATTTCGAGAGGAGGTCCCGGCGGAACACGCCGCAGTACGCGCAGGCGGCCATGTCCTCGGGGTCGTCCTCGACGACGTCGTCCATCCGAACGCCGAACTCCTCGGCGTAGCTGACGACCTCATGGCGAATCCCGATCTCCTCGGCGAGTTCGACACAGGCGTCCAGACTCTTATCACGGTAGCCCTCGATTCCCTCGTGGATCGTCAACCCCACCAACTCGACGCGGGGGTCCTCCTCGAACGTCTCGTGGAGAACGTGTGTGAGAACGACGCTGTCTTTTCCTCCTGAAAGGCCGATCACCCACGTCTCGGGGTCCTCGGGGGTCGCGTCGTCCGACAGAAGGGAGTCCTCACGGATCCGTTTTCTGACCCGCCGGTCGACGCTCTCGAGGAAATGTGCTTCACAGAGATGCGCCCCGGAGTACGCCGCGTGCATGACCGCCTCGCGGTCGCACTTCGTACACTCCATCGCCCGATCCTAACCCGGCTCGGCGTATGACGGTTTCGCTCCGAGGGGGTTTTGGCCCCCCGCACGCAAGGGTTGACAATGGATCGAAGCGCGGCGGTCGAGCGGGTCGAACGGCTGGTCGAGACGGTCGAGTCCGACCCCATGCCCGTCCCCGTTCGCGAGATCTGGGTCTACGGCGAGGTTTCGCTCGGGCTCGACCCCATCGAACGCCTCGACGTCTATCTCACCAAGGACGTCCTGCTGGGCGGCGGGGGCGATAGCGACCGAAGCGAGGAGTTCGAGGAGCGATACGGCGTGAAGGGGATCGGGGGGACGGTCAGAAGCGAGTGGGCCGAGACGTTCCCCGAACATATTCGCGCAAACGACAACGGCTACGCCGCCCCGGAGAAGTGTCTCGCGGCCCATCTCATCGGCGACGACGAACCGATCCACCTCGAGGTCTGTAACGCGAGCTTCGAGGACAACGTCACCCAGCGCCTCCAGGGCGCGAAGATGCGAAACGACTACGAGCAGATCCTCGACCCCCGTGGGGTCTGTCTCTGGGTCGACGGCAGGCGTAGCGAGGAAGCCTTCGGGAAGCTGCGTTCGGGCGAACTCGTCCTCCCCACCCTTCCCGAGGCCCTCGGGATGCTCGGAATGGACGAGGGCGAGGCGAGCGAGGCCGCAGAGACCCTACAGGCCTACCGCGAGCGCCAGCAGGGCGCGACGGTGCGGGGCGACGTGGTCTGAGCTCGGAAACTCCTCTCCGTTCGCGCCCCGTTTGACAACTCCTTTCGTAGACTCCCGCCATCCCCCGCCATGTTCGACGCCCTCCGCGCGCGGCTCTCCCGGCACGTCTTCAACCTGTTTCCGGCCTATCGGGGCACCGGCGGCCGGATCACCCACATCGCGCCCGACTGGCAGGAGGTCCGGATCGAGCTCCCGCTGAACTGGCGGACGAAGAACTACGTCGGTACGACGTACGGCGGCAGCATGTACGGCGCCGTCGACCCTGTCTACATGATGATGCTCATCCGAACCCTCGGCGAGGAGTACGTCGTCTGGGACAAGGAGGCCGAGATCCGCTTCAAGAAGCCCGGAAGAGGGACGCTGTACGCGACCTTCCGGCTGTCCGACGAGGAGCTCGACGCCATCCGTGCGGAGCTCGAACGGACCGACTCGACCGACCGCGTCTACACCGTCGACCTCATCGACGAAGAGGGGATCACTCACGCCACAGTAAGAAAGACGCTTCACGTCACGACCGACCAGGGGAAGGCGGCCTGAACTATGCGTCGACCCGACCGACGGTCACGTAGAAAGGCACCCGTTCGACCCGCTCGTACTCGCCGGCCTGCATCTGTCCGATCGCCTCGCGGCCCATCTCGCGCCACTGGGCGCGTAGCTCGTCGAACTCCCCGGCTTCGAGGGATCCCTCGAGCATGGTCTCCCGGTCGCTCTCGATCCCCTCCCCGGTGGCCTTGCGCTTCGCGCTTTCGAGCGCCGCATCGTCGTAGGGCGGTTTCACGACCGTCTCGTGGTCGTACCGT includes:
- a CDS encoding DUF4442 domain-containing protein, with translation MFDALRARLSRHVFNLFPAYRGTGGRITHIAPDWQEVRIELPLNWRTKNYVGTTYGGSMYGAVDPVYMMMLIRTLGEEYVVWDKEAEIRFKKPGRGTLYATFRLSDEELDAIRAELERTDSTDRVYTVDLIDEEGITHATVRKTLHVTTDQGKAA
- a CDS encoding double zinc ribbon domain-containing protein — encoded protein: MSKVTFRADDDLVARIEAMDTSKSEVMREALRAYLGSEPSAPGGTEGSLDSLITDKIDRRIDDRLAGGTDLTVTVAIEDDRVRTERDAKAAQTTQTDEDTPDDSTGREHACQQCGEPLEDAHAYCPNCGEKATDPATCHCGIELRSDWAFCPDCGRRTPAADVLDP
- the ncsA gene encoding tRNA 2-thiolation protein NcsA, which gives rise to MECTKCDREAVMHAAYSGAHLCEAHFLESVDRRVRKRIREDSLLSDDATPEDPETWVIGLSGGKDSVVLTHVLHETFEEDPRVELVGLTIHEGIEGYRDKSLDACVELAEEIGIRHEVVSYAEEFGVRMDDVVEDDPEDMAACAYCGVFRRDLLSKYAEELDADKLLTGHNLDDEAQTALMNFLEGDVAQIAKHFDASLGGFGERKEGDEFVPRAKPLRDVPEKEVALYAHLTDLPAHITECPHSSEAYRGEIQRLLYDLEENHPGTRHSIMAGYEELGGIVSDELDDRSADLKECERCGSTTTREICRKCSLLAAIEAV
- the ftsZ gene encoding cell division protein FtsZ, whose product is MQDIVRDALDNAESEQQRKRELSDAEEFGDPRIVIVGCGGAGNNTVNRLYNIGVDGAETVAINTDKQHLQMIEADTKILVGKSLTNGLGAGGDPEMGERATEMATGTIEEVLGDADLVFVTAGMGGGTGTGAAPIVSKIAKNQGAIVVGMVSTPFNVERARTVKAEEGLEKLRNEADSIIVLDNNRLLDYVPNLPIGKAFSVMDQIIAETVKGISETITQPSLINLDYADMTAIMNQGGVAVMLVGETQDKNKTEEVVNDAMNHPLLDVDYRGASGGLVHITGGPDLTLKEAEGIADNITERLEASANVIWGARIQEEYKGKVRVMAIMTGVQSAQILGPSTQKQADRSRASIDGRQVDAGAQSDGGQDELEKNNGLDVIR
- a CDS encoding ribbon-helix-helix domain-containing protein gives rise to the protein MERVTLRIPEQQIEEVERMVETGQFPNRSEAIRAAVREMLDERGVGQDTQQTERTWAKV
- a CDS encoding aldo/keto reductase — encoded protein: MRQRPLGRTGWTVSEIGLGTWQVGSDWGEVSDEEGRSAIHAALDAGVDFIDTADVYGDGRSERHIAAVLEEREEEPVVATKAGRRLSPHEVEGYTEDNLRTFVDRSRENLAVETIDLLQLHCPPTEAYYRPAVFHALESLADEGRIDEYGVSVETVEEGLKAIEYPGVQTVQMIFNPFRQRPAELFFREAKRRDVGVIVRVPLASGLLTGTIDADDEFAEDDHRNYNREGEAFDRGETFAGVPLEDGVEAVEELRPVVPEGATMAQFALRWILSFDAVSTVIPGSTNPEHIRQNVEAADLPAPDDAQHRAVRDVYDHHVVPAVHHRW
- a CDS encoding DUF7095 family protein → MDRSAAVERVERLVETVESDPMPVPVREIWVYGEVSLGLDPIERLDVYLTKDVLLGGGGDSDRSEEFEERYGVKGIGGTVRSEWAETFPEHIRANDNGYAAPEKCLAAHLIGDDEPIHLEVCNASFEDNVTQRLQGAKMRNDYEQILDPRGVCLWVDGRRSEEAFGKLRSGELVLPTLPEALGMLGMDEGEASEAAETLQAYRERQQGATVRGDVV